A genomic region of Trifolium pratense cultivar HEN17-A07 linkage group LG3, ARS_RC_1.1, whole genome shotgun sequence contains the following coding sequences:
- the LOC123918370 gene encoding uncharacterized protein LOC123918370 isoform X1: protein MVCKVQKRVSLRRRLHIMRFFNNSNNNQEYVKIEKIREGTFMVKVTCEKGGDKLVSILEAFEEICMNVEQASVSCENGFSMEAIIVAEDQNVDIRDVNQALLKAIGKQSGEKALEEIN, encoded by the exons ATGGTTTGCAAGGTGCAGAAAAGGGTATCACTGCGCAGAAGACTTCACATTATGCGATTCTTTAACAACTCCAACAACAAT CAGGaatatgttaaaatagaaaaaataagggAAGGAACTTTTATGGTGAAGGTCACATGTGAGAAAGGAGGTGACAAGTTGGTTTCTATTTTGGAGGCTTTTGAAGAGATTTGTATGAATGTTGAGCAAGCAAGTGTTTCATGCGAAAATGGGTTTTCTATGGAAGCTATTATTGTGGCTGAGGATCAAAATGTTGATATTAGAGATGTTAATCAAGCACTTCTAAAAGCTATTGGAAAGCAGAGTGGTGAAAAGGCTTTAGAAGAGATTAATTGA
- the LOC123918370 gene encoding uncharacterized protein LOC123918370 isoform X2 — protein MVCKVQKRVSLRRRLHIMRFFNNSNNNEYVKIEKIREGTFMVKVTCEKGGDKLVSILEAFEEICMNVEQASVSCENGFSMEAIIVAEDQNVDIRDVNQALLKAIGKQSGEKALEEIN, from the exons ATGGTTTGCAAGGTGCAGAAAAGGGTATCACTGCGCAGAAGACTTCACATTATGCGATTCTTTAACAACTCCAACAACAAT GaatatgttaaaatagaaaaaataagggAAGGAACTTTTATGGTGAAGGTCACATGTGAGAAAGGAGGTGACAAGTTGGTTTCTATTTTGGAGGCTTTTGAAGAGATTTGTATGAATGTTGAGCAAGCAAGTGTTTCATGCGAAAATGGGTTTTCTATGGAAGCTATTATTGTGGCTGAGGATCAAAATGTTGATATTAGAGATGTTAATCAAGCACTTCTAAAAGCTATTGGAAAGCAGAGTGGTGAAAAGGCTTTAGAAGAGATTAATTGA
- the LOC123914112 gene encoding uncharacterized protein LOC123914112: MACKIQKRLSLRRRRLHILQVLTNSNNANKNSIAKSTFLHIHKLKLALENVKREYESLIATRREYISLLNNVKDNKEVKIEKIKEGTFKVKVTCEKGGEKFVAILETFEKMCVNVEQARVSCENGFSMEAIIVAEDKNLDVRDVNEALLKAIGK, encoded by the exons ATGGCTTGCAAAATTCAGAAAAGGTTATCACTACGCAGAAGAAGACTTCACATTCTACAAGTCCTTACCAACTCCAACAAT GCCAACAAAAATTCCATTGCTAAGAGTACTTTTCTACACATACATAAGCTAAAGCTTGCACTGGAAAATGTCAAAAGAGAGTATGAAAGCTTGATAGCCACAAGAAGAGAGTACATTAGCCTATTGAATAATGTCAAAGATAACAAG GAagtgaaaatagagaaaataaaggAAGGAACATTTAAGGTGAAGGTCACATGTGAGAAAGGAGGAGAGAagtttgttgcaattttagagACTTTTGAAAAGATGTGTGTGAATGTTGAGCAAGCAAGAGTTTCATGTGAAAATGGGTTTTCTATGGAAGCAATTATTGTGGCTGAGGATAAAAATCTTGATGTTAGAGATGTTAATGAAGCGCTTCTAAAAGCTATTGGCAAGTAG